The genomic DNA ccccagcacccctagTTTATCCTAAGTCTTGACATGAGCTAAGAGACACACAGACATGCGGAGATAGGGTACGCAGGGCAGCAATGACAAAGGAAGATTCCACTGATTCCAAGCAATCCAGAGAGCAAGATAATGCCAGAGCATTCTGCCGGCTTCTTCCTTCTACTTACCTGGAGCCCCAGCATCTCTTCCTGTTGTACAGTCCGGTTATAGTGTGTGATCACCAGGGCATGATCTTTCTGGGGAGCATGTGGGTTTTCCACAAAGCTGTTTCCTGAGGGATCATCAATGATCTGATGGAGGGAGTCATTACAACAAGAAATTACATATGCTCTTCCACCTACCATCAGACCTTTCCGGCACCAGTGGAACAATCCCAGTCTTAAGGGTCTCTCGTCCCCTAAATCTAGGGAACCCAATGTTCCTCAGTACTCACCAGAGTGAAAGGAGAGGCCACTCGCTTTAGCTCTTTCAGTCTGACAATGAACTCATCAATTCTTTCAGCTACGGCTTCTTCGTTTGCCTGACATGAACAGATGGTAAAAAGCATTGGCCCTGCTGACAGACCCCACTCCCTGTCAATCCCACACCACCTCCATCAGGAAGTCACCACCTGTCTTAGTATAAGTGGGAACAGAGAGACTCAGACTTCACAAGAAGATACAGCATGTAAGTTTGGTTGTGCCAAACAAGATCCAATTTCTCACTCATTCAACCATGTATAGAGCCCAGGCTCTCACGCCAGTTTAGAAATACAACAGTAAATAAAGCAGAGTCCTCTCACGGGGCTCCTCAGCCAGTTAGGAAGACACATGACTAAATATGCAATTATATTACTTCCTTTACAATAAATATAAGGTACGGTGGAACGCTCAGGAAGTAGAGATGAACCCAAGGGGATTAGGAAAGGCTCTTCAGAGGTAGTACCATCCTACCTGTCTGAGATGAGGTCTGAATCTACACTGGGAAAAGGGAAGTAGAAAAGATAGTAGATGCAAAATAGACAACATCCCGGCAGCTACAGCATCACCATGTGCTTCCCCCAAAAGTTCTCCAACATTTAATCAGAGACAGTTCAGCTACATGGGAAGCTGAACACTCTGTTTGGATACATaaatatacgtatacacacacacacacatatatatatatacatatacacatatatatacgtacatacatacgtatgtatgtacgtatatatatgtatatatgtcgtTATTGCTCGAGTTGCTGCAATCAGAAAGCCCCAGCTTACCCTTCGTGTGGGCTGATCCTGCTCCAAGCCAGAGATAGCACGGCTGATCAACCCTTCAACGGTGGTCAGGGCtagtgaataagaaaaaaagacaagagagtcTTGACTATGCTATCAAATGCCTGTATGACTCTGAGCAATTCACTTGAATTCTCTGGGCTTTGATTTCAACTGTAAGACGAGGAGGCCTGGAACAAGGTTCTATTCATTTGTAACAACAGTGACGCTAACATTCTGTAATATGCACATTACAGTCTATCACACTCTACTGTCTCAAGCTGTTTTATCTTAGCTTTCAGTTTATGTTGAACCAATGAAGACCACAGCAATACCACACCCAAACCCATATACTAGCCACCAGGCCCAGCACTAGGGTTCTTGCAAGAAAGCAAGATTGTAGCCAGGCATGAACAATGAACAGTCCAACCACCCTGGTCTTATACCTACCTCCCTTCTGAGTGAAGGCAGGAATTTCAAAATCCAGCTCCGGGATGCTTGTGGTGGCAGAGTCCGTTTTCACCACTTCTCTGTTCATGTCCTGGGCAGAAAAATTTTCAGTCCAGAGAGGTCAACAGTACAGCTTCTCGGGAAATACCCagcagtttcttcctctgtccatAGCAGGGGTCCGGACGACTCCCACCAAATAGGCCATGCATGAGCCCAGCTGCCCAAATGCTGAGAGTACTATTCATAACAACTACTACTCACTTCATTCCCTCtgacaaaataaaatgacaaagcaCTTTCACAAGCCTTATCTGAACATCTGACAGCACCAAcatcattttacaaaggaggaaactcaGGCTTGGGCACCTAGAGGTATTCATTCGCGGCCGCGCCGCCTAGACCAGAGCTGTGACTCCAGTCCCCAAGCCCTCTCTTGGACACTAGGCTACCTGCTCTAGGCTCCTCTCACCTCCTGGGTCCTGACGGTCAAAGCGTAGCGCACTCCCTGATCCTGGATCCTGCCTGCCGAGTGGATCTCCGTGTTGTTCCAGCCACAGTGCTCACAGGAAAAGGAGCTCACgattatttctctgaagaagggCACCTTGGTGAGCAGGAGGCGCGTCGTGCCCTGAGAAAGCAGAAAGCAGCTAGAAAGAACCAACGAAGCTCCAGTTCCCCGTCTAGCGACCCGCGGGCGTGCCTCGCCTCCGGGTCTCCAACTGGGCCTACCTGGGTCGCCGACCCCACCGCCCTTCCCCGCTTCAGCTCAACCTCCCGCCGCCCGGGGCCGCGCCCCCGCCTCACGTTGCGGTAACAGTTCATGCACAGCGACTCGATCTCAGTGGGCTGCTGCTCCTCATCCTCGGCGCTGATGGGCCGGAACAAGTGCTCGGGGGCTGGAGCCTGGGCCGGGGCGGGTGAGGGGGCTGCAGTAGCCGCCGCGGCCCCAAGCTCGACAGCCCCGCTAGCCGCCATCGCCACCACGCGCAGCTCACGCCCCCACTTCCGCCTTCCGCTCTTTTCGTGGCCCCACCCCCTTCCGTCACTTCCGCTAGCTGTCAACCCGTCTTTTCTTAAAGAGGCCGCAGATTTGGGACCCTAGGGAACAGTGTCTGGCAAGGTTTCCTCTCTGCTGGGATTCTATGGTCCAGACTTCCAAAGCCAGCCGGATTCAGGCTTTGCCTCCACCTCAGTTCAGGCGTTGCTTCCCCGCAGGACGTCCTCTCAGACCCAGGGCACTGTTTGGCTCCTTCGCAATAGCTCCATCCTACAGGGTTCTAACTATTGTCCGTAAATACAAGAGCCTTGATGGCAAGAGGCTTGGCTTGTCCCTCCGTACCCACAAGGAGGTGCGGTCCAACCTGGGCTCTGGCTCCACTCCATTGTTGGGCCAGACATTTGCTTTGGCTATAGATCCCCCTCCCTCAGTCCCTcaatccctctctccctttctgttctCACTCCCGATTTCTGTCCTTATAAACACCTGCCCAAATTCCAACCTCAAATACACAGCCCTCATTTTTACTCCCGCCCCCTCATCCCCAACACATCAAACCCCGGCTGACTCACCCCTCCTAGTTTCctaattaacaacaaaaacaactcttTTTTTGGTAAACTTTCCTTTCTGGTATCTCCTCTCCCTGGGCACCTCTCCTCCAGTTCTGTTGCTAAATCTAGGGTGTCAGGGAAGAGGTCCAGCCTGTGGGTATGATTAGGCCAAATTCATATGGGGTACTGAGAACCCTGTGCCAGGCAGGCTGCATGGGGAGGAAAAGGTGTTGGACAGGACATTTCCAAAGGTGCCAGACGGGGAGTATTTAccctttcctcttccccccaCTTCACCCATCCCTAATTTCAAGTTCCCAGAAGGATCTACGAGGACATTTGTTGTCCCTGAGTGAGTATGTACATGGGGAACAGGGGCTTAAGATTTGGAAGTCCCAAGAAAAGGGTCCATCATAAAAAAGCCATTCAAATCTGGAACAGCAGAAGCAAGGGAGACAGGCCATCTCGGGAGCCTGCAATTCATGCACACTATCCTGTGATAAGGTTGGCGAACAATGCAGGTGCAGAGGAAGGGTCTGTAACCCAGGCCGACACCCAGGCATGACAGACAGCAGTCATCTAAGGCAGGGCCTAGCTAAAGCCAGAACCCTCTGACAGACCTGGACTGGGAGGGGGTCCATGAGACAGAGCATTGAGGGACTGGAATGAGTGATGGGTGCGAGGCCACTGCTTTCAGACACAGCCCAAATAAGAGTCACACCAGACAAATATGCATCCACCATACACCTCTATTTCATTTGAATCAGAAGTCTAGGCTTCAGCCTGGGAGTCAGAAGTGAGGGGCCCCAGATGGAGAGGACACAGAGTAGGCTTCCCTGTGGGTTAAAGAAGCCCACAGAGTCTGGAGGGTTTGGTCAGCTGTTTCCATGTAGAGCTATATAAGGAAATACAGGCTCTGCTCCCTCTCATCACAGCCCCCAGCACCTGTACCCACCGGCATCAGAGCCAGCAGGGG from Panthera tigris isolate Pti1 chromosome D1, P.tigris_Pti1_mat1.1, whole genome shotgun sequence includes the following:
- the ZPR1 gene encoding zinc finger protein ZPR1; amino-acid sequence: MAASGAVELGAAAATAAPSPAPAQAPAPEHLFRPISAEDEEQQPTEIESLCMNCYRNGTTRLLLTKVPFFREIIVSSFSCEHCGWNNTEIHSAGRIQDQGVRYALTVRTQEDMNREVVKTDSATTSIPELDFEIPAFTQKGALTTVEGLISRAISGLEQDQPTRRANEEAVAERIDEFIVRLKELKRVASPFTLIIDDPSGNSFVENPHAPQKDHALVITHYNRTVQQEEMLGLQAEAPEEKPEEEDLRNEVLQFNTNCPECNAPAQTNMKLVQIPHFKEVIIMATNCDSCGHRTNEVKSGGAVEPLGTRITFHITHPSDLTRDVLKSETCSVEIPELEFELGMAVLGGKFTTLEGLLKDIRELVTKNPFTLGDSSNPDQMEKLREFSQKLDQILEGNVKAHFIMNDPAGNSYLQNVYAPEDDPEMKVEHYKRTFDQNEELGLNDMKTEGYETGLAPQR